A stretch of DNA from Paenibacillus sp. FSL W8-0186:
TTGCTTGTCGCCCTCGCCTAGTAGATTTCCAAGTGGAAGTGTATGTCCATTGTCATATCCCACAAATCTAACAAGATCACTATGAGCATCAATCCATATGACCCCTAGATTTCCTCCGTAACGTTCGTTTAAATAGGCGAAGGGTGCCTGTTCCACAAGACAGTCTCCACCTAACATCACAACCCGATCCGGCTTGTGAGCTTCTAGGAGATGGTGTGCGGCTGTCAATTGCTCAAATAGTTGTGTTCTTCCATTCATGCCATCCTCCTTTTCAAGCGAATCCCCGTCAAAAGCTTGGACCGGGACTTCAATAAGAGGCTGATTATTTTTTGGGGCAAGCCAAGCAAGTAACTCAGCTCCAAATGAATAATGTGGGTTATTTCCTCCTTGCCATTGGGGCATAAGCAGTCGTATAGTCTTTTTAGTCATTATGCTCTCTCCTTTATTTGGAATAATGTTAGTTTACAATGCAAAGTAAATCTAAGAAAAGTACGCACTTTTTGGATAGATACTACCAGAAAGGATAGTGATTATATGAGTATGGCTGAATATAAAGGTAAAGTGAAGAACATTCAAGATACCCCTTTTGGATATACAATGTCTATTATTGGTGGCAAGTGGAAGATGGTTATTATCTATCTTCTAGCTGAAAATGAATCCATTCGATTTAATGAATTAAAAAGGCAGATAGGTGCGATTACGTATCGAACATTAAGTGCTCAATTAAAAGAATTAGAGACCGATGGATTGGTTCATCGTGAAGAATTCCCCCAAATCCCGCCCAAAGTTGTCTATAGTTTAACGCCAAAAGCTAAATCTCTCCTACCTGTCTTGGAAAGTCTGTGTGAGTGGGGAGTAGAAAATCAGTAAAAAGTAGCGATATGATGTATATTGCTTCTGAAAATGATGTTATTCGTATTGTAGGTAGTTCTTATCAAGAAGGGCTCAATTATCCTGATCACGATGACATTTTTAATGACGAGAGGAGTCTGTAGTTGATGTGCAATTTGAATAACGGAAAAATACCGAAGGAAGCGATTCAAGCATTAAAAATTGTCGAGGAGCTGCTTGGCAGTGAGGTAGTCGCGGTATATCTATTTGGTTCTGCCGTAATTGGTGGCTTGCACATTGACAGTGATGTAGATGTCCTAGTGGTCGTAAATCATAGTTTAACCGAATTAACTCGAAGAAAACTAACGGACAGACTGATGCTTATATCTGGAAAGATAGGAAATACAGATTCTGTGAGACCACTTGAAGTCACGGTTATCAA
This window harbors:
- a CDS encoding helix-turn-helix domain-containing protein translates to MSMAEYKGKVKNIQDTPFGYTMSIIGGKWKMVIIYLLAENESIRFNELKRQIGAITYRTLSAQLKELETDGLVHREEFPQIPPKVVYSLTPKAKSLLPVLESLCEWGVENQ